From the Balearica regulorum gibbericeps isolate bBalReg1 chromosome 4, bBalReg1.pri, whole genome shotgun sequence genome, one window contains:
- the ZAR1 gene encoding zygote arrest protein 1, giving the protein MAEEAMESYLYAAYHPYSYRYPPPKGKGGAAGGWRPRGSGYFSGYGEAAAAAEYFDNYQRAQLKAILSQVNPNLTPRLRKANTKEVGVQVNPRQDASVQCSLGPRTLLRRRPGTPAGPRPREAEQEREQEQGSPATTSTRAVRFPRTIAVYSPMASRRLTAFLEEPGPEPEQRPQQQQEEAAAAVEEEPAALREQREAEAAAVRASWEKPPESGAEPLEQRPAEPLGQRPPATPEPPAAGPEESREEEAAAAAAAAQAEPPAAPQKREPPASKTRLRFQFLEQKYGYYHCKDCNIRWESAYVWCVQGTNKVYFRQFCRTCQKSYNPYRVEDITCQSCKQTRCTCPVKMRHVDPKRPHRQDLCGRCKGKRLSCDSTFSFKYII; this is encoded by the exons ATGGCGGAGGAGGCGATGGAGAGCTATCTGTACGCCGCCTACCACCCCTACTCCTACCGCTACCCACCGCCCAAGGGCAaggggggggcagcgggcggCTGGCGGCCGCGGGGCAGCGGCTACTTCTCGGGCTAcggggaggcggcggctgcCGCCGAGTACTTCGACAACTACCAGCGGGCGCAGCTGAAGGCCATCCTCTCCCAGGTCAACCCCAACCTGACGCCGCGGCTCCGCAAGGCCAACACCAAGGAGGTGGGCGTCCAGGTCAACCCGCGGCAGGACGCCTCGGTGCAATGCTCCCTCGGGCCCCGCACGCTGCTGCGCCGCCGCCCCGGCACCCCCGCCGGGCCGCGGCCCCGTGAGGCGGAGCAGGAgcgggagcaggagcagggcagccccgCCACCACCAGCACCCGCGCCGTGCGCTTCCCCCGCACTATCGCCGTCTACTCGCCCATGGCGTCCCGCAGACTCACCGCCTTCCTGGAGGAACCGGGCCCGGAGCCGGAGCAGcggccgcagcagcagcaggaggaagcgGCGGCGGCCGTCGAGGAGGAGCCGGCTGCGCTGCGGGAGCAGCGGGAGGCGGAGGCGGCCGCCGTGCGGGCGAGTTGGGAGAAGCCCCCCGAGAGCGGCGCCGAGCCGCTGGAGCAGCGCCCGGCCGAGCCACTGGGGCAGCGCCCGCCCGCCACCCCGGagccgccggcggcggggccggaggAGAgccgggaggaggaggcggcggcggcagcagcagcagcgcaggCAGAGCCGCCGGCCGCCCCTCAGAAGCGGGAGCCGCCGGCGAGCAAGACCCGCCTGCGCTTCCAG TTCCTGGAGCAGAAGTACGGCTACTACCATTGCAAGGACTGCAACATCCGCTGGGAAAGCGCCTACGTCTGGTGCGTCCAGGGCACCAACAAG gtgtATTTCCGACAGTTCTGCCGGACCTGCCAGAAGTCCTACAACCCGTACCGTGTGGAGGACATCACATGCCAG AGCTGCAAGCAGACGAGGTGCACCTGCCCCGTGAAGATGCGCCACGTGGATCCCAAGAGGCCCCACCGCCAGGACCTCTGTGGGAGATGCAAAGGGAAACGGCTCTCCTGCGATAGCACGTTCAGTTTCAAATACATCATCTGA
- the SLC10A4 gene encoding sodium/bile acid cotransporter 4: MAGSAQPPTAAGGDGPDGGSLAGDGEAFGDRSLNQGLSVLVGLALCVTMLGLGCAVELGQLGQQLRRPVGLLLALLGQFVAMPLLAFLLALIFALDEVAAVAVLLCGCCPGGNLSNLMSVLVDGDMNLSIIMTASSTLLALFLMPLCLWIYSRHWINTALVQLLPLGAVSLTLGSTLLPIGLGVLIRYRHPRAADLLVKISLWSLLVTLVILFILTGTMLGPDLMAHIPASVYAIAVLMPLAGYALGYGLATVFKMPPHCRRTVSLETGCQNVQLCTAILKLTFPPELIGSMYMFPLLYALFQSAEAGLFVLIYKMYGRDSYKQDTLGEEEDTDISYKKLKEEEVADTSYGTVTTEERNSVQMEPTQTAL; encoded by the exons ATGGCCGGCTCCGCGCAGCCCCCGACGGCGGCGGGGGGCGACGGCCCCGACGGCGGGTCGCTGGCGGGGGACGGCGAAGCTTTCGGGGACCGGTCCCTCAACCAGGGCTTGAGCGTGCTGGTGGGGCTGGCGCTCTGCGTGAccatgctggggctgggctgcgccgtggagctggggcagctgggCCAGCAGCTGCGGCGGCCcgtggggctgctgctggcgctGCTGGGGCAGTTCGTGGCGATGCCGCTGCTGGCCTTCCTCCTCGCCCTCATCTTCGCCCTGGACGAGGTGGCGGCCGTGGCCGTGCTGCTGTGCGGCTGCTGCCCCGGCGGCAATCTCTCCAACCTCATGTCGGTGCTCGTCGACGGGGACATGAACCTCAG CATTATCATGACGGCCTCCTCCACGCTGCTGGCCCTCTTCCTGATGCCCCTCTGCCTCTGGATCTACAGCCGCCACTGGATCAACACGGCCCtggtgcagctgctgcctctggggGCGGTGAGCCTGACGCTGGGCAGCACCCTGCTGCCCATCGGCCTGGGGGTGCTCATACGGTACCGGCACCCCCGTGCCGCCGACCTCCTGGTTAAG ATTTCCTTGTGGTCCCTCTTGGTGACTCTGGTGATCCTGTTCATTCTGACCGGGACCATGCTGGGCCCAGATCTGATGGCACATATTCCTGCATCTGTCTATGCCATTGCGGTGCTGATGCCTCTAGCGGGGTATGCCTTGGGATACGGCTTAGCCACGGTCTTTAAAATGCCCCCACACTGCAGGAGAACAGTGTCGTTGGAAACAGGGTGCCAAAATGTCCAGCTCTGCACCGCCATCCTAAAACTCACCTTCCCCCCGGAGCTCATTGGGAGCATGTACATGTTTCCCTTGCTTTATGCGCTTTTTCAGTCGGCAGAAGCGGGACTCTTTGTGCTGATATACAAGATGTATGGGAGAGACAGCTACAAACAAGATACGCTGGGTGAAGAGGAAGACACGGATATTTCCTACAAGAaactgaaggaggaggaggtggctgaTACTTCTTACGGCACAGTGACCACGGAGGAGCGCAACTCTGTTCAGATGGAGCCGACACAGACGGCGCTTTAG